The proteins below come from a single Pandoraea apista genomic window:
- a CDS encoding MATE family efflux transporter, with protein MAGHDLTRGPIGKTLFWFSLPVLGSNVLQSLNASINAMWIGHYLGESALTAASNANILLFFLLGVVFGISMANTILIGQSIGAKNQELTRRIVGTSASFFILASTAVAVFGYLFTPELLGALGTPGDARAFAVAYLRIIFVALPVMYFYNFVMMALRGAGDARTPFRFMLLSAGLDVALNPLLIFGWGPLPPFGIAGSAGATLIAQTVSLAALMYTLYRRRDPLWLRRKDWKYLRIDPELLRLLVVKGLPMGLQMVVISSSAMVMMGFVNGYGSQTTAAYGVASQLWTYVQMPALAIGAGVSALTAQNVGAGLWDRVSRIGRVGVGLNFVMTGSLVVAILLFNRQFMNAFLPEDGYAIAVAQHINAVVAWSFVLFGVTIVLFGVVRATGAVTAPLVILFVSQWVIRLPFAWQMRKTWGAEAIWWSFPLGFAVSLIMALAYYRWGHWRGVRMLPRGAPPVVTPLGDGVNAAAGPPPAPMSPTSVPPAVQAERAPEDGCR; from the coding sequence ACACGACCTCACGCGCGGCCCCATCGGCAAAACGCTGTTCTGGTTCTCGCTGCCGGTGCTTGGCAGCAACGTGCTTCAGTCGCTCAACGCTTCGATCAACGCCATGTGGATCGGGCACTATCTCGGCGAATCGGCGCTGACGGCGGCATCGAACGCCAACATTCTGCTGTTCTTCCTGCTGGGCGTGGTGTTCGGCATCAGCATGGCGAACACCATTCTCATCGGCCAGTCCATTGGCGCCAAGAATCAAGAGCTTACCCGGCGTATCGTTGGTACAAGCGCCTCCTTTTTTATACTGGCGTCGACTGCCGTGGCTGTCTTCGGCTACCTCTTCACGCCTGAATTGCTAGGGGCATTGGGCACACCGGGCGATGCGCGCGCGTTTGCCGTTGCGTATCTGCGCATCATCTTCGTGGCGTTGCCGGTCATGTACTTCTACAACTTCGTGATGATGGCGTTGCGAGGGGCGGGAGACGCACGAACGCCGTTTCGTTTCATGCTGCTCTCGGCGGGGCTCGACGTTGCGCTCAATCCGCTGCTGATCTTCGGCTGGGGACCGCTGCCGCCGTTCGGCATTGCGGGGTCGGCGGGCGCAACGCTCATTGCGCAGACGGTAAGCCTGGCCGCGCTCATGTACACGCTGTACCGGCGCCGCGATCCATTGTGGCTGCGACGCAAGGACTGGAAGTACCTGCGCATCGATCCCGAGTTGTTGCGGCTGCTCGTTGTCAAAGGCTTGCCGATGGGGCTGCAAATGGTGGTGATCTCGTCGTCGGCGATGGTGATGATGGGTTTCGTCAACGGCTATGGATCGCAAACAACGGCGGCTTACGGCGTGGCATCGCAGCTTTGGACGTACGTTCAGATGCCGGCGCTGGCCATAGGGGCGGGGGTATCGGCGCTGACCGCGCAGAACGTCGGGGCCGGATTATGGGATCGCGTCTCGCGCATCGGGCGGGTGGGCGTTGGGCTGAACTTCGTGATGACGGGAAGCCTGGTCGTGGCGATCTTGCTCTTCAACCGACAGTTCATGAACGCCTTTCTGCCCGAGGACGGCTATGCGATTGCTGTCGCGCAGCACATCAACGCGGTGGTGGCGTGGTCGTTCGTGCTGTTCGGCGTGACGATCGTGCTCTTCGGTGTTGTGCGTGCGACGGGCGCCGTGACGGCACCGCTCGTCATTCTGTTCGTGTCTCAGTGGGTGATCCGGTTGCCGTTTGCGTGGCAGATGCGCAAGACGTGGGGGGCGGAGGCCATCTGGTGGAGCTTCCCGCTCGGTTTCGCCGTGTCGCTGATCATGGCGCTCGCCTACTACCGCTGGGGGCATTGGCGGGGAGTGCGTATGTTGCCAAGGGGAGCCCCACCCGTTGTCACGCCGTTGGGCGATGGTGTGAATGCCGCAGCCGGCCCGCCGCCGGCACCGATGTCACCGACCTCGGTGCCCCCTGCCGTGCAAGCGGAACGCGCACCGGAGGATGGTTGCCGCTGA